A part of Salvelinus alpinus chromosome 23, SLU_Salpinus.1, whole genome shotgun sequence genomic DNA contains:
- the LOC139550081 gene encoding serine protease FAM111A-like isoform X1: MVSLTGDGVNVQDGISHWGWSERTGRTVLLPEHKTMGDREKTQPNLDQFLKKITRPSNTSNNQQQTPDQSPGSDAKSSHQSKSSGNQPGTSSQSQDPDIKKEAHDESHTFRYRFLYQQRRVTYHTHGTVLDALRTSPEFENMTKTKQGMEIVIQREKEPRAAVSTHFPCHLIDNYELVTVSFIRGPKGSSSDTQGLSKQSNQKKMHPGKLMAFNVETEGGQNIKTKVMKNPELKKKVKYVCVYAYKGEKVKRALRRDGRFDKTIFSTRCVLSEPETRVDTEMSQPVDGLDGKSHQGREGEMLVVQVKRIGRVSQPQPDSLEDWDNTPTEELSVPPGGTSEAAVSPQNPTTTDTVQTQLQSKEAGKDGSSLVVKQKWQEILNSKEILNILRSQHAGLVDHLKERENLKKPSDVQQFLRVEFGKKTQSFQEVKKVKRLMELSASVCQVRIEGTATGTGFLLFDKFILTNAHVVQKIYDWITNTLQQSVTVTFDFEDLGEKMQQIPVQSKVVAYGKVDSGCVDFALLELSSDPHITLPLSLLGSFSFPSPEGGICIIGHPEGGVKKTDPCFIIQNGDRKQAVEKHVTENEELLHVINSRYFEENWDITHLLRDTEKITYDSCFFHGASGSPVFNEYCQLIAMHTAGYSYQGKRGNTQSIIEYAIPLSGILEEIIIQAVRRKRVDVLQGFLSHRSQKLDVVMERVKTQSDKASLVKAFQEKLPFDSNTSATDQREQRTFLQFLFDKGDATGVDATGVDATGVDVTGVDATGVDVTGVDATGVDATGVDVTGVDATGVEAMEVDDDQWWKKCPVVIFE, from the exons atggtatctctcacTGGGGATGGAGTGAACGTACAGGACGGTATCTCTCACTGGGGATGGAGTGAACGTACAGGACG GACTGTGCTGTTGCCTGAACATAAGACCatgggagatagagagaagacACAACCGAATCTGGACCAATTTTTGAAG AAGATTACACGTCCAAGTAACACTTCAAACAACCAGCAACAAACTCCTGACCAATCTCCAGGATCTGATGCcaag AGTTCTCATCAGAGTAAATCCTCGGGCAACCAGCCAGGAACATCTAGCCAATCTCAGGATCCTGATATCAAG AAAGAAGCACATGATGAAAGCCATACCTTCCGATACCGCTTCTTATaccaacaacgcagagttacaTACCATACTCATGGAACGGTCCTGGATGCACTGCGAACAAGCCCGGAGTTCGAGAACATGACAAAGACAAAACAGGGGATGGAAATTGTCATCCAAAGAGAAAAAGAGCCAAGGGCAGCTGTCAGTACACATTTCCCCTGCCATTTAATTGATAACTATGAGCTAGTGACAGTCAGCTTCATCAGAGGTCCAAAAGGCAGTTCTTCAGATACCCAGGGCCTTTCCAAACAGAGTAACCAAAAGAAAATGCACCCTGGAAAGTTGATGGCTTTCAATGTTGAAACTGAGGGTGGACAAAATATTAAAACAAAAGTAATGAAAAACCCAGAGCTAAAGAAGAAAGTGAAGTATGTTTGTGTGTACGCATACAAAGGGGAAAAGGTGAAGCGAGCCTTGAGGAGAGATGGGCGATTTGATAAAACCATCTTCAGTACACGCTGTGTTCTTTCTGAGCCAGAGACGAGGGTCGACACAGAGATGTCCCAGCCAGTTGATGGTCTTGATGGGAAAAGTCATCAAGGTCGTGAAGGTGAAATGTTGGTTGTGCAGGTAAAACGTATCGGTCGTGTATCTCAGCCACAGCCAGATAGTCTTGAGGATTGGGACAACACACCAACTGAAGAGCTGTCCGTCCCCCCTGGTGGAACATCGGAAGCAGCTGTCTCTCCTCAGAATCCTACCACAACAGACACAGTTCAAACACAGTTGCAGTCAAAGGAGGCAGGAAAAGATGGTAGTTCTCTGGTGGTGAAGCAAAAATGGCAAGAGATTCTAAACTCTAAAGAGATCCTAAACATCCTGCGTTCCCAACATGCAGGTTTGGTAGATCacttgaaagagagagagaatttgaaaAAGCCTTCAGATGTGCAACAATTCTTAAGAGTAGAGTTTGGAAAGAAAACACAGAGCTTCCAAGAGGTGAAGAAAGTGAAGAGACTAATGGAGCTGAGTGCTTCTGTTTGTCAGGTGAGAATTGAAGGGACAGCAACAGGAACTGGCTTCCTTCTGTTTGACAAGTTCATCCTTACAAACGCCCATGTTGTCCAGAAAATCTATGATTGGATAACTAACACGCTGCAACAATCAGTAACAGTCACGTTTGACTTTGAAGACCTGGGTGAGAAAATGCAGCAGATACCAGTGCAAAGTAAGGTTGTAGCCTATGGAAAAGTTGATTCTGGTTGTGTTGACTTTGCTTTGCTGGAGCTTAGCTCAGATCCTCACATCACCTTGCCTTTAAGCTTGCTTGGCAGCTTCAGCTTTCCGTCTCCAGAGGGCGGAATCTGCATCATCGGTCACCCCGAGGGCGGGGTGAAAAAGACAGACCCCTGCTTTATCATTCAAAATGGAGATCGTAAACAAGCTGTAGAAAAACATGTAACAGAAAATGAGGAATTATTACATGTCATAAACAGCAGATATTTTGAGGAGAACTGGGACATCACACATCTCCTGAGGGACACAGAGAAGATTACCTATGACAGCTGTTTCTTTCACGGTGCCTCTGGCTCTCCAGTCTTCAATGAGTACTGCCAGCTGATAGCTATGCATACAGCAGGCTACTCCTACCAGGGTAAAAGAGGGAATACCCAGAGTATCATAGAGTATGCCATCCCCCTGTCAGGCATACTTGAGGAGATCATCATCCAAGCGGTGCGTAGGAAAAGAGTTGATGTGCTACAGGGATTCCTGAGCCACAGGAGTCAGAAATTAGACGTAGTGATGGAAAGAGTCAAGACACAGTCTGATAAAGCCAGCCTGGTCAAGGCCTTTCAGGAGAAGCTGCCGTTCGACAGTAACACTTCAGCTACAgatcagagagagcagagaacctTCCTCCAGTTCCTCTTTGATAAAGGTGACGCCACAGGGGTCGACGCCACAGGGGTCGACGCCACAGGGGTCGACGTCACAGGGGTCGACGCCACAGGGGTCGACGTCACAGGGGTCGACGCCACAGGGGTCGACGCCACAGGGGTCGACGTCACAGGGGTCGACGCCACAGGGGTCGAAGCCATGGAGGTGGATGatgaccagtggtggaaaaagtgcccagttgtcatatttgagtaa
- the LOC139550081 gene encoding serine protease FAM111A-like isoform X2: MGDREKTQPNLDQFLKKITRPSNTSNNQQQTPDQSPGSDAKSSHQSKSSGNQPGTSSQSQDPDIKKEAHDESHTFRYRFLYQQRRVTYHTHGTVLDALRTSPEFENMTKTKQGMEIVIQREKEPRAAVSTHFPCHLIDNYELVTVSFIRGPKGSSSDTQGLSKQSNQKKMHPGKLMAFNVETEGGQNIKTKVMKNPELKKKVKYVCVYAYKGEKVKRALRRDGRFDKTIFSTRCVLSEPETRVDTEMSQPVDGLDGKSHQGREGEMLVVQVKRIGRVSQPQPDSLEDWDNTPTEELSVPPGGTSEAAVSPQNPTTTDTVQTQLQSKEAGKDGSSLVVKQKWQEILNSKEILNILRSQHAGLVDHLKERENLKKPSDVQQFLRVEFGKKTQSFQEVKKVKRLMELSASVCQVRIEGTATGTGFLLFDKFILTNAHVVQKIYDWITNTLQQSVTVTFDFEDLGEKMQQIPVQSKVVAYGKVDSGCVDFALLELSSDPHITLPLSLLGSFSFPSPEGGICIIGHPEGGVKKTDPCFIIQNGDRKQAVEKHVTENEELLHVINSRYFEENWDITHLLRDTEKITYDSCFFHGASGSPVFNEYCQLIAMHTAGYSYQGKRGNTQSIIEYAIPLSGILEEIIIQAVRRKRVDVLQGFLSHRSQKLDVVMERVKTQSDKASLVKAFQEKLPFDSNTSATDQREQRTFLQFLFDKGDATGVDATGVDATGVDVTGVDATGVDVTGVDATGVDATGVDVTGVDATGVEAMEVDDDQWWKKCPVVIFE; the protein is encoded by the exons atgggagatagagagaagacACAACCGAATCTGGACCAATTTTTGAAG AAGATTACACGTCCAAGTAACACTTCAAACAACCAGCAACAAACTCCTGACCAATCTCCAGGATCTGATGCcaag AGTTCTCATCAGAGTAAATCCTCGGGCAACCAGCCAGGAACATCTAGCCAATCTCAGGATCCTGATATCAAG AAAGAAGCACATGATGAAAGCCATACCTTCCGATACCGCTTCTTATaccaacaacgcagagttacaTACCATACTCATGGAACGGTCCTGGATGCACTGCGAACAAGCCCGGAGTTCGAGAACATGACAAAGACAAAACAGGGGATGGAAATTGTCATCCAAAGAGAAAAAGAGCCAAGGGCAGCTGTCAGTACACATTTCCCCTGCCATTTAATTGATAACTATGAGCTAGTGACAGTCAGCTTCATCAGAGGTCCAAAAGGCAGTTCTTCAGATACCCAGGGCCTTTCCAAACAGAGTAACCAAAAGAAAATGCACCCTGGAAAGTTGATGGCTTTCAATGTTGAAACTGAGGGTGGACAAAATATTAAAACAAAAGTAATGAAAAACCCAGAGCTAAAGAAGAAAGTGAAGTATGTTTGTGTGTACGCATACAAAGGGGAAAAGGTGAAGCGAGCCTTGAGGAGAGATGGGCGATTTGATAAAACCATCTTCAGTACACGCTGTGTTCTTTCTGAGCCAGAGACGAGGGTCGACACAGAGATGTCCCAGCCAGTTGATGGTCTTGATGGGAAAAGTCATCAAGGTCGTGAAGGTGAAATGTTGGTTGTGCAGGTAAAACGTATCGGTCGTGTATCTCAGCCACAGCCAGATAGTCTTGAGGATTGGGACAACACACCAACTGAAGAGCTGTCCGTCCCCCCTGGTGGAACATCGGAAGCAGCTGTCTCTCCTCAGAATCCTACCACAACAGACACAGTTCAAACACAGTTGCAGTCAAAGGAGGCAGGAAAAGATGGTAGTTCTCTGGTGGTGAAGCAAAAATGGCAAGAGATTCTAAACTCTAAAGAGATCCTAAACATCCTGCGTTCCCAACATGCAGGTTTGGTAGATCacttgaaagagagagagaatttgaaaAAGCCTTCAGATGTGCAACAATTCTTAAGAGTAGAGTTTGGAAAGAAAACACAGAGCTTCCAAGAGGTGAAGAAAGTGAAGAGACTAATGGAGCTGAGTGCTTCTGTTTGTCAGGTGAGAATTGAAGGGACAGCAACAGGAACTGGCTTCCTTCTGTTTGACAAGTTCATCCTTACAAACGCCCATGTTGTCCAGAAAATCTATGATTGGATAACTAACACGCTGCAACAATCAGTAACAGTCACGTTTGACTTTGAAGACCTGGGTGAGAAAATGCAGCAGATACCAGTGCAAAGTAAGGTTGTAGCCTATGGAAAAGTTGATTCTGGTTGTGTTGACTTTGCTTTGCTGGAGCTTAGCTCAGATCCTCACATCACCTTGCCTTTAAGCTTGCTTGGCAGCTTCAGCTTTCCGTCTCCAGAGGGCGGAATCTGCATCATCGGTCACCCCGAGGGCGGGGTGAAAAAGACAGACCCCTGCTTTATCATTCAAAATGGAGATCGTAAACAAGCTGTAGAAAAACATGTAACAGAAAATGAGGAATTATTACATGTCATAAACAGCAGATATTTTGAGGAGAACTGGGACATCACACATCTCCTGAGGGACACAGAGAAGATTACCTATGACAGCTGTTTCTTTCACGGTGCCTCTGGCTCTCCAGTCTTCAATGAGTACTGCCAGCTGATAGCTATGCATACAGCAGGCTACTCCTACCAGGGTAAAAGAGGGAATACCCAGAGTATCATAGAGTATGCCATCCCCCTGTCAGGCATACTTGAGGAGATCATCATCCAAGCGGTGCGTAGGAAAAGAGTTGATGTGCTACAGGGATTCCTGAGCCACAGGAGTCAGAAATTAGACGTAGTGATGGAAAGAGTCAAGACACAGTCTGATAAAGCCAGCCTGGTCAAGGCCTTTCAGGAGAAGCTGCCGTTCGACAGTAACACTTCAGCTACAgatcagagagagcagagaacctTCCTCCAGTTCCTCTTTGATAAAGGTGACGCCACAGGGGTCGACGCCACAGGGGTCGACGCCACAGGGGTCGACGTCACAGGGGTCGACGCCACAGGGGTCGACGTCACAGGGGTCGACGCCACAGGGGTCGACGCCACAGGGGTCGACGTCACAGGGGTCGACGCCACAGGGGTCGAAGCCATGGAGGTGGATGatgaccagtggtggaaaaagtgcccagttgtcatatttgagtaa